A genomic region of Ovis aries strain OAR_USU_Benz2616 breed Rambouillet chromosome 20, ARS-UI_Ramb_v3.0, whole genome shotgun sequence contains the following coding sequences:
- the MAPK13 gene encoding mitogen-activated protein kinase 13 (The RefSeq protein has 1 substitution compared to this genomic sequence), producing the protein MSFTRKKGFYKQDVNKTAWELPKTYVSLTHIGSGAYGSVCSAIDKRSGEKVAIKKLSRPFQSEIFAKRAYRELLLLKHMQHENVIGLLDVFTPASSLRNFHDFYLVMPFMQTDLQKIMGMEFSEDKIQYLVYQMLKGLKYIHSAGVVHRDLKPGNLAVNEDCELKILDFGLARHTDVEMTGYVVTRWYRAPEVILSWMRYNQTVDIWSVGCIMAEMLTGKTLFKGKDYLDQLTQILKVTGVPGAEFVQKLNDKAAKSYIQSLPQXPRKDFSQLFPRASPQATDLLEKMLELDVDKRLTASQALAHPFFEPFRDPEEETEAQQPLEDSLERERLTVDEWKQHIYKEIVNFSPIARKDSRRRSGMKLQ; encoded by the exons ATGAGCTTCACCCGGAAAAAGGGCTTCTACAAGCAGGACGTCAACAAGACCGCCTGGGAGCTGCCCAAGACCTACGTGTCCCTGACGCACATAGGCAGCGGGGCCTATGGCTCCGTGTG CTCAGCCATCGACAAGCGGTCAGGGGAAAAGGTGGCCATCAAGAAGCTGAGCCGGCCCTTCCAGTCCGAGATCTTTGCCAAGCGGGCTTAtcgggagctgctgctgctgaaacaCATGCAGCATGAGAAC GTCATTGGGCTCCTGGATGTCTtcaccccagcctcctccctgcgCAACTTCCATGACTT CTACCTGGTGATGCCCTTCATGCAGACGGACCTGCAGAAGATCATGGGGATGGAGTTCAGTGAGGACAAGATCCAGTACCTGGTGTACCAGATGCTCAAGGGTCTTAAG TACATCCACTCAGCTGGGGTCGTCCACAGG GACCTGAAGCCGGGCAACCTCGCTGTGAACGAGGACTGCGAGCTGAAG ATCTTGGATTTTGGGTTGGCACGGCATACGGATGTGGAGATGACGGGTTACGTGGTGACCCGCTGGTACCGGGCCCCTGAGGTGATTCTCAGCTGGATGCGTTACAACCAGACCG TGGACATCTGGTCTGTGGGCTGTATCATGGCAGAGATGCTGACAGGGAAGACGCTGTTCAAGGGGAAAGACT ACCTGGACCAGCTGACCCAGATCCTGAAAGTGACTGGGGTGCCGGGTGCCGAGTTTGTGCAGAAGCTGAATGACAAGGCG GCCAAATCCTACATCCAGTCCCTGCCACAAAGCCCCAGAAAGGATTTCTCTCAGCTCTTCCCACGTGCCAGCCCCCAGG CCACagacctgctggagaagatgctggaGCTGGACGTGGACAAGCGCCTGACGGCCTCGCAGGCCCTCGCCCACCCCTTCTTTGAGCCCTTCCGGGACcctgaggaggagacagaggcccagCAGCCGCTCGAAGATTCCTTAGAACGTGAGAGACTCACAGTGGACGAATGGAAGC AGCACATCTACAAGGAGATTGTGAACTTCAGCCCCATTGCCCGGAAGGACTCTCGGCGCCGGAGTGGCATGAAGTTGCAGTGA
- the MAPK13 gene encoding mitogen-activated protein kinase 13 isoform X1, translating into MDCGPPDSSAHGILQVIGLLDVFTPASSLRNFHDFYLVMPFMQTDLQKIMGMEFSEDKIQYLVYQMLKGLKYIHSAGVVHRDLKPGNLAVNEDCELKILDFGLARHTDVEMTGYVVTRWYRAPEVILSWMRYNQTVDIWSVGCIMAEMLTGKTLFKGKDYLDQLTQILKVTGVPGAEFVQKLNDKAAKSYIQSLPQSPRKDFSQLFPRASPQATDLLEKMLELDVDKRLTASQALAHPFFEPFRDPEEETEAQQPLEDSLERERLTVDEWKQHIYKEIVNFSPIARKDSRRRSGMKLQ; encoded by the exons atggactgtggcccgccagactcctctgcccatgggattctccag GTCATTGGGCTCCTGGATGTCTtcaccccagcctcctccctgcgCAACTTCCATGACTT CTACCTGGTGATGCCCTTCATGCAGACGGACCTGCAGAAGATCATGGGGATGGAGTTCAGTGAGGACAAGATCCAGTACCTGGTGTACCAGATGCTCAAGGGTCTTAAG TACATCCACTCAGCTGGGGTCGTCCACAGG GACCTGAAGCCGGGCAACCTCGCTGTGAACGAGGACTGCGAGCTGAAG ATCTTGGATTTTGGGTTGGCACGGCATACGGATGTGGAGATGACGGGTTACGTGGTGACCCGCTGGTACCGGGCCCCTGAGGTGATTCTCAGCTGGATGCGTTACAACCAGACCG TGGACATCTGGTCTGTGGGCTGTATCATGGCAGAGATGCTGACAGGGAAGACGCTGTTCAAGGGGAAAGACT ACCTGGACCAGCTGACCCAGATCCTGAAAGTGACTGGGGTGCCGGGTGCCGAGTTTGTGCAGAAGCTGAATGACAAGGCG GCCAAATCCTACATCCAGTCCCTGCCACAAAGCCCCAGAAAGGATTTCTCTCAGCTCTTCCCACGTGCCAGCCCCCAGG CCACagacctgctggagaagatgctggaGCTGGACGTGGACAAGCGCCTGACGGCCTCGCAGGCCCTCGCCCACCCCTTCTTTGAGCCCTTCCGGGACcctgaggaggagacagaggcccagCAGCCGCTCGAAGATTCCTTAGAACGTGAGAGACTCACAGTGGACGAATGGAAGC AGCACATCTACAAGGAGATTGTGAACTTCAGCCCCATTGCCCGGAAGGACTCTCGGCGCCGGAGTGGCATGAAGTTGCAGTGA